ACTAGCTGGCCTCCCTTGCACAATAAGCACTATTTAAAACCAGGTTATACGATTCACTGGAATAATATTCTGTGTAGTTCATCAGAGACAGGTTTTTCGAGTTCGATCAAACCCTGGTTGTATGATTAGAGACATTTTACAGCAACATACTATTGCAGTATAAGTACACACCAAGCCCAACCTCAACATATGCCCGTGTGATCAAATGCCCACATGTCTCAGTTAACAGCTAAAGGGGAGTGACATTTTCATCCACTTATCCTGTTCAAAAGGTGCACTAAAACATAGCTTTTAGATTCTGCAATTGGATAACATATACAATAACTTCCCACTTTTTATTACTACACATTACTGTTCCATAGATCAGCAGTCTTACTTTCTCTCAGCTGGTTGATAATTCGAGTGAGATTGTCAATTTTCTGCTCTTTTCTTTTCAGTTTTTGTTGGAGTACTCTGAATTTTTGCCTCTGTTCTTCATTCTTCTTTCTTTCCCATGCAAGCTTCTTTTCGAGAGTTCGCCTGATGATATCTGGGCAAGGACTCATAAAGTAACTGTGATCCTGGGGAAATGTCATTCCTGACAAATCTTGATCATCAGGAGAAGAAAACACAGTCTCAGAGGAACATTGCAGTTCTTCAGAAGCTAGGACTGGAGTCGACAGATGCTCTGTTTCAGGGATAAGCACTTCTGTAGATATCCAAGTAGTTTCTTCCGATATTGTTACTCGCTCAGATGTTAGATCTGTAGATGTAAATAAACAGGGCAAAATACTAGTGGGTACTGTCGGTACATCCAATGAACCCAGGAGTGTAGTAGATGTATCCGATAGTACTTCAGGTGCATTGGCTGTCCAATGGAAGGCTTCTGAACACAGAGCTGCAGCTGAATCTTGAGACTGTTCCTCTGAATGAACAGTTATTAACCCACTTGAAATGGATTCCACCTTTGCACCTGTTGTGCATGTTTGAGTTTCTGCACTGCAGTTAAACAGTGTGAGGACTTCTGAAGACTCTGTTTCAGGTTTCAGAGGAACTTCCAATACTTGAGAAAATTCTGCCAAATTCAGGACTGCTGCAGCTGCTAGTTGAGCTAGTCTCCCTGTATTCAGAGTCTCAGCAGTTAATGTAGACTGTAAATCTGCGATTTTTGCTGGCTCAGTTGGTTGATGAAATGTTTCAACTGAATCAGTTTGTGGTAGCAAATGCGACATTTGTATCTCCGAACTTCCCTTATAATGTCCACCAGAAGTTTTTGCCTTATGTAGCCTTCGGGAGCTTGTATTCTAAAAACAAATAAAATTAATGTTGAAAAAACAGAATACATTTTGCACTACATCTTACCATCTATCTGATCATTTGAATTCACCCAATTTACTTACTGGTACAAGAAAACACAAGGTCCATTCAAATGGCAATTTTTAGACTAAATAAAGCCGACATTTCCCCATTACTCTGACATATATTTTTCAAAAGAACACCTCCAGTGATATCCTTGATTTCAACAGTCAGTAAATGCATAACAATTCAGTATTTCCACACAAAATACTGCCTATAATTCCTCTGCGAGACTGACAGTAAATGATAGTTCAAAGTATACCACAGAGTTTGTGCTTTCGAGGCCACTTCCTCAGCAGCTTTTAATTAATGCATTAATTAATGACTTTGGTAGCTATTAATTCAGTCAATTACATCTTAAATTATAATCTAAAGCAATCAAGATTGGTGTTATTTTATATGTAATGGGAAAAGTCTTCACAAAAAGTGTATACAATTACCACTGCTAACAGACAACATGTTTATGAAAACATGTGATCGTGAAGGGCAAAAGTGCAAGTTTTCATCCACAAATTATCAAAACTAATTTACTAAAATAAATGTCAAGACATCATAATGGTTGAAACTATACCTTGGTTTTCGGAGGTGGAAATATGGTTGGAATGGAAGAGAACTTTAAATGCCTTCTATCATTCCGTTCCTCAAAACAATCTTTTGTGAAGTGATCACTACAGAGAGTTGCTCTCGGTGACGGCATCCAGTTTTCCCGTGCTACAGCTTTCAGCCATTTTGCCATGAGGTCAGGTCTTGAAATAGGAAACCTATGTCAACAAATCCAAAACAAAATAAAAGTAGGAATTCAACAAAACTTACTGAAATCACAAACATCCAAAATAGCATTTTCAGATTTTTATCTTCATTAATTTGAAATGCTGTACTATCAAAGCATCTGCTCTCCAACTTTGGGCAAACCTGACTGCTCCATGCTATTCAGATATCTTAAAACAAAATGAAATGAGTTTGGTCAATTAAATTCTTGTATAGACTGTTGGATTTCAACTGATAAGAATTTGGTTGCCCAGCTCTGCAGCTCTTTGTAACTTAAACAAATACATTAATCGGTTGGGAAATACATATTAGCAAAGATGTTAAAAATCCAAAGGTTGCCTGCTGCTGGTCAGACACAATTGATGACACTGAATAAAAAAGTAACAATGAAAATAACTGCAGTAAACTCTCAAAATAAATCTCActctgttttgtaagggccacgaagaatccagcacgagttttaaggatacaaaataataacgtttatttactataacaatgtatacataacagtagcagtaacttcccttgctaccttctccttcctgctggttcctgaactggccagcttatttatactaggagtttctccgccccctcattggggaagttcatactcccataggattgtgggatagtcattagtccccagccaatcgtaagtaggcaggttataacatccctccccccaaaagtccaaggaatccaccgaagaccctggcgaaggaaggcgtcaaactcgtttggccgcaggccggacgccatttgcacgcggagctggatcaggcggcgtataacgagacggagaccggcgcttccgtgatgaacggcgcggttgtacatccacggcctgtggacccgaggattccccctctgattcatcccgtgtctccatctcggagtcagagtctgctgcctccatcatgtcagcgtctctatctccattcggtcccgtaacgacatgcgcaggcttcgagtgaggcaccagtggaagattttgaggactaccttcccttgtctctggtctttgcggctgttgaaatgagctccgggggcggggaatcttttgaggggatgatcttctggaccggacgtggtctacgtgttttcactggagacgaccctgggcttgcacttggtaagatatagggcccgtttggcgaaagattacaccaggaacccattgggcaccaccagcaaaattccgcacgaatacagggtcaccgggcgcaaactgccgaatcggatgatgccgagacaatcccggtccctgccgttcttgtgtgcggcgtacttttgcgccaatgtccggggagaccatactaaggcgggtgcgaagtcttcggcccattaggagttctgcgggagctaccccagccaCTGCATggagggtggtcctgtacgtaaacaaaaagcgagcccccggagctcatttcaacagccgcaaagaccagagacaagggaaggtagtcctcaaaatcttccactggtgcctcactcgaagcctgcgcatgtcgttacgggaccgaatggagatagagacgctgacatgatggaggcagcagactctgactccgagatggagacacgggatgaatcagaggggggcagcaggtgcaagggagcctgcgtagttgccagattggggaggaactccccgtaatagtttacgagaccgagaaaagaatccggaagactgcttctttaggcctcttttgaatgtttgcactgcgcgctctgccaacccatttgaagccgggtggtaaggggcagtgcggatatggcggatgccgttcatctttgtaaacctagcaaactcctcactcgtgaatggagtgccattatccgtgaccagcacctcggggaggccatgcgtactaaatgataaacgcatcttctcaattgttgcgcaggacgttgtcccctgcatcttatgcacgtccagccatttggactgggcgtcaattagtagaaggaacatggatccctgaaaagggcctgcgaaatctgcattcaagcgtgcccaaggccgccctggccattcccagtgatgtagggacgcggccggcggaagcttctgatgctcctggcaaatggagcagttttgggccaccttctcaatgtcggtgtcgaggcctggccaccagacataactccgggccaacattttcatcttggtcacgcccggatgcccattgtgcaagtctgataatatcagctcctggcctttttccgggacaatcacacgcgtcccccacaagaggatgccgtcttccacgctgaactctgacaccttggaggaaaatgcccgcaactcgcctgggagctgtctatgctgcccaccatacaggactatgtgccgaacctttgacaagactggctccgtctgggtccactcacggatctgtgatgccgtgacaggcaaggtgtccataaaatttagggttgcaaccacctcaccggtcgtgggggtcgacatggggccggtcgataaaggcaatcggctcagtgcgtcgacatttgctatctgcgtacctggtttgtgctccagagaatactcatatgcagcaagcaacaaagcccagcgctggatccgtgcagaagcaatgggcggtattggcttatcctctctgaagagtcccagcaggggcttatgatcagttacgatagtgaaatggcggccgtacacatactggtggaagcgtttcaccgcaaaaaccactgccaggccctccttctcgatctgcgcgtactttttctccgctgcagtcaatgtgcgggaggccaaagctatcggtcgctcggccctgttctccatcttgtgggacaggacagccccaataccatacggggatgcatcacatgtgacgagcaaaggctttcccggatcatagtgggttagtaacccagacgacgacaatttttgctttacccgccggaaagcggtttattgcggctgaccccaaacccaggtgtgatttttctttagcagcaggtgcaagggagcctgcgtagttgccagattggggaggaactccccgtaatagtttacgagaccgagaaaagaatgaagatgcgaagtgtcagtcggggtgggggcatgttgaattgctcgcaccttctctgcgacggggtgcagaccctcgcggtccacccgataacctaggtagactacttcttttgcctgaaatacgcactttgtgtgacgtaaacggactccagcctccgaaaggcgtctaaggacagcctccagattttcgaaatgctcttgctccgacgtccctgtaatcaacacgtcatctaggtagacagccacacgtggtaaacctctcaaaatgccctccataacacgttgaaaaattgcacaggcagaggatactccaaagggaaaccgtgtatattcatacaggccccggtgtgtgttaattgttacatatggtcgggaggcagggtccagctccaactgcagataggcgtgactcatatctaattttgtgaatgagagtccacctgcaagtttcgcgtagagatcctctatgcgaggcattgggtatcggtcgagccgggaaactgtattcactgtacgtttatagtcgccacacaagcgaactgtggcatctggcttcattactggtacaattggtgctgcccagtcagcaaaccggacgggcctgataatacccaaactctccaaacgagtgagctccccttctaccttctcgagcaaagcataaggcactgggcgcgtcccggaaatagcgcggcgtggctcctggttcaacttggatacgggctacggccccttttattttccccaaaccaggctggaatacctctgggtatcgtcctagcacctcagtcaaccctccagaaactgtttggaggatgtgctgccattgcaaccgcaaatggcgcaaccagtcccgacccaacaggctgggcccatggccacgcactacgataagtgggaaacgcccctcctggcgtccatagacaacaggggtcattgtagttcctgcaatgtccagtggttcccccgtgtaggtggccaacctggcctgtgagtcagttaatgtaagggtctgtataccctgcttgatgcggtcaaatgtcctctgggcgatcatggagacccctccgccagtatccaactccatctccagcgggtggccattgacccgtactgtcaccttaatgggggccacacggggagctgccacacaatgcagctgcaggcagtcatcctccgtctccacgtcctcaggagtggtcgccgcaggttcatccacatggaaagtacggcctctgggctggtcccagttacggcccctgggctggtcccagtttcggtcggaacgacggcgcctctggcgtccccaggaccgccgtccgcgacggggtcggcgcctacaagtctgacacggacatggcttctcatccattggctctggagaaggctcccttcggggaggaatgtccgatggccactggcgtcggtccggtcgttgcctcgcccaaggtaccgcaggagtgcggggggacgtttttgggcggaaagggttgcgccccaaggcatgcacttccattccctgtagctcctgtactcctcgctctgcgctctctcgggacaagactatttgtattgcctgttgaaaagtcaatgttggctccgctaacaactttctctgggttgctgcattgttaataccgcaaactaaacagtcgcgtaacatttctgacaaggtctcaccatagtcacagtattccgcaatcccgcgtagcctggataaaaaaatcggcaaggggttctccaggggtcctctcagtggtattaaaccggtaacgctggactatcgtggacagggttgggttaaagtgttgccccactatattcacaagttcgtcaaacgttttagtgtccggtgcagctgggtacgtaaggctcctaatcaccccaaacgtatgcggcccgcaggcggtgagcaatatgaccacctggcgctcgttttcagtgatattgtttgcccggaaatagtaacgcatccgttgtgtgtactggttccagctttccagcgcagcatcaaaaacatccaaacgtccgtacagaggcatggtataatagaaaacaacttccaacctgtatccaacaaaaatccagggaggtggcttcagcagtgtagacagctattcacttttaccttcgtcgccagttttgtaagggccacgaagaatccagcacgagttttaaggatacaaaataataacgtttatttactataacaatatatacataacagtagcagtaacttcccttgctaccgtctccttcctgctggttcctgaactggccagcttatttatactaggagtttctccgcccccctcattgggaaagttcatactcccataggattgtgggatagtcattcgtccccagccaatcgtaagtaggcaggttataacactctgcAACTTCCTGTTATAAAAACTGACTAGTTATAAACTAAAATGAATTCATGTAAATTACTGGATACAGAAGCCATAAATTCACAAAAATCTTAAACATTATTTCATCGGTGTGGAGGCGACGCTGACTTTATGGTCATAAGGCATAcccacagaatcggagaatccagtcctaccTATACCTGGCATATTACAAGTCCAAAACATCATAAAACATCTGAAGATAttaatcttaataaaaacatatttcctGTTATGTAATTGTTGCTTAAACAAATGTAAGCATCTGCCAAACAAAGAAATTCACACTAAAAAAGGTATAACACATCATAGATGTTTCCTCATGTGTTGATTAAGATAGCAACCAAAAAAGCAAAGCAATTAAAGCAAAACAATTCCCATTGTTACGGGGCAGGGtttaagagaaccccaaagtgtatcgtgga
This window of the Scyliorhinus torazame isolate Kashiwa2021f chromosome 14, sScyTor2.1, whole genome shotgun sequence genome carries:
- the LOC140389830 gene encoding uncharacterized protein isoform X1, translated to MLFVEVRPLLGSNPGAGFRVTSAAAGRHLSDRQKRAGGRSCKMPVSCSALNCKNRFKKGSGITFHRFPISRPDLMAKWLKAVARENWMPSPRATLCSDHFTKDCFEERNDRRHLKFSSIPTIFPPPKTKNTSSRRLHKAKTSGGHYKGSSEIQMSHLLPQTDSVETFHQPTEPAKIADLQSTLTAETLNTGRLAQLAAAAVLNLAEFSQVLEVPLKPETESSEVLTLFNCSAETQTCTTGAKVESISSGLITVHSEEQSQDSAAALCSEAFHWTANAPEVLSDTSTTLLGSLDVPTVPTSILPCLFTSTDLTSERVTISEETTWISTEVLIPETEHLSTPVLASEELQCSSETVFSSPDDQDLSGMTFPQDHSYFMSPCPDIIRRTLEKKLAWERKKNEEQRQKFRVLQQKLKRKEQKIDNLTRIINQLREKHDEHEKTEELDQI
- the LOC140389830 gene encoding uncharacterized protein isoform X3; the protein is MAKWLKAVARENWMPSPRATLCSDHFTKDCFEERNDRRHLKFSSIPTIFPPPKTKNTSSRRLHKAKTSGGHYKGSSEIQMSHLLPQTDSVETFHQPTEPAKIADLQSTLTAETLNTGRLAQLAAAAVLNLAEFSQVLEVPLKPETESSEVLTLFNCSAETQTCTTGAKVESISSGLITVHSEEQSQDSAAALCSEAFHWTANAPEVLSDTSTTLLGSLDVPTVPTSILPCLFTSTDLTSERVTISEETTWISTEVLIPETEHLSTPVLASEELQCSSETVFSSPDDQDLSGMTFPQDHSYFMSPCPDIIRRTLEKKLAWERKKNEEQRQKFRVLQQKLKRKEQKIDNLTRIINQLREKHDEHEKTEELDQI
- the LOC140389830 gene encoding uncharacterized protein isoform X2; protein product: MPVSCSALNCKNRFKKGSGITFHRFPISRPDLMAKWLKAVARENWMPSPRATLCSDHFTKDCFEERNDRRHLKFSSIPTIFPPPKTKNTSSRRLHKAKTSGGHYKGSSEIQMSHLLPQTDSVETFHQPTEPAKIADLQSTLTAETLNTGRLAQLAAAAVLNLAEFSQVLEVPLKPETESSEVLTLFNCSAETQTCTTGAKVESISSGLITVHSEEQSQDSAAALCSEAFHWTANAPEVLSDTSTTLLGSLDVPTVPTSILPCLFTSTDLTSERVTISEETTWISTEVLIPETEHLSTPVLASEELQCSSETVFSSPDDQDLSGMTFPQDHSYFMSPCPDIIRRTLEKKLAWERKKNEEQRQKFRVLQQKLKRKEQKIDNLTRIINQLRERVDLHSHLSHL